The DNA window CGTCATCCTCGTCGCaacgaatttaaataaattccaGAACTCACAGCTTTCATTCCTCAGAGGTCATTTTCGCAGCGAATGCAGCAGACGATGGGCTGGAGGTGTCAACCTCGCCTAGCGGCTAACAAGTCGCAAGTAGCCACTTGAACATTTCAGGCCCAAAGCGAGGGACTTGGCCAAAGTGTGAGGCTGTCAGCGGCGTTGCCTTGATGTCGCCGTTTTGACATTGATGTTGCTGCAAATTGCATTAGGCAAAGTGAAAACGGAAATTTCCAGCATTCGAATGCTTAAAGAGCAAACATTGGCTAATTCGATTGCCAATTCCAAACGATTTCATTGTAGCAATTTATTGCTTCGTGATATACCCATTAAGCTGAAGTGCCGTCGAGCGTGCTGATCAAAATGCAAAATCGAGTGCCTCTCGAGTGCATCTATTTTGGCCAAGAAGCATGCGGCCAGATCCGGTTCAAGTGGCCCAGTGAAAGGTTAACAACACTCCACAAAGAAATGACGCCTGCGGAATGACGAATGCCGTCTGCTCATAATTGTTGCCAATGAGGCGTTTTCCCAGCTCAATTGTGCCATAATGAGCCAGTAGCCATTGAGCCagtgagcgtgtgtgtgtgtgctcgttCAATTATATAATTGAATAAGCAAGGACATCAGCATATGCACGCCAATCAATCAGGCCAATAAAGCAATTAACTTGGCTAACGGCCCAGCAAGGTCCACGGCCCACTGTCCACTGCCCGAAACGGAAATTACAAATTTGTAGTCATTTTTGTTTCTGCCACTGCGGcggcattttaatttatgcccCACAAATTGGATTTGGACGCCAAAAAACGCCCATTCGGCTTAGCGGGGATTAGCCAAAATGCTGAAAGCGCCCGaattttggtttaaattgaaatattccTCCCTCCGAAATATAGGCTAAGCTTTTGTGAGCGAGCCGCGCCCGGAAAAACAATCAATTCCGGTGGGTTGGGGTTGGTTGGCGGCTCtcgacaatcaaatcaaattgtaAAACAGGCGGAGGAACTGCGGTTGAGAGccactgcaacagcagcaggaggagcatcAGCAGtgggaggagcaggaggagcagctgctgctgcagttgatAAACTGGCAAAGAGTTTTCCCAAAGAAAGCCCGCAGCGGGAAAATGCCCAGCAGGCAAAAAAACCCAGTTAAAAGTTGCAGAATGAATGCTCCACTGGCGACTGAGGGAAGCTTTTGAAATGTTAATTGGATGGCATAATTGCTTTCAATTCATTCCCAAGCAAGTGCCAGTTTCTCATTTACCTTTATATAAGCGAATTCGTTTTGAGCTACGAACGAATGTACGTATTGATTGCTGACTTTGATTGCACAAGAAGCAATTAATTAGGATTTTTGTAAAAACAAAGAACTTGAGCAGAATTTAAATATAGTTAAGCATATAGTTCTTTATTACATGAGATTAGAAACAGGATGCTTAGTTTACTCCGAGTGGCTTACTTCGTTAATTGAGGAATCAAAAAGGATTGTTTGACTTAAGCTCCTAATGAAGCCAGAATGTAAGACATGCCTGAATTAAAGAGAATTCCATGTCATCACCATGGTGAGCAGCCGAGGCATTCCTAGGAATCAACAACAGTTGAGTGAAAAAGCCCCGCCTCGGGCTGCGAAATAGGCAGCTGGCTTGGTTGATCGGCTCAAAGAGTGAGGAATAAAGCGATGCAGTCGGAAAGTGGAGCATATTTACCAAGCCAACCGGCCGCCTGTCGATGGTGGAAGATGTGCGAATGGGCCAGGGACGAGGGGTCTTGAGCCTGCGGTAATCCGTTTTGGAAGCCAGCAAACGGGCACTTGACTCGCAATTGGCGACTGCTTAGGCGAACTGCCAAGCAGCTGTCGGCAGCTGTGGACATCCCATTCAAGTGGCTTTccttttcttcttctttttgcaGGACGAGGGATGGAAGCTGAACCGCACCAACTACTACCAGGAGGGATGGCTGGCCACGGGCAATGTGCGCGGCATTGTGGGCGTGACATTTACCACCTCACATTGCCGCAAGAACATGGACTATCCGTTGAGGACCAACTACAACCTGCGCGGGCATAGATCGGATGTAAGTTGTGTAGCCACAATGCGGAGACTTAAAGTAGCTAAAATATTTGGCCAACAGGTTATCCTGGTCAAGTGGAATGAGCCTTATCAAAAACTAGCCTCCTGCGATAGTTCGGGCATCATCTTTGTGTGGATCAAGTACGAGGGTCGCTGGTCCATCGAGCTGATCAACGATCGGAACACGCCGGTGACCCACTTCTCCTGGTCACACGATGGCCGCATGGCGCTTATCTGCTACCAGGATGGCTTCGTTCTGGTAGGATCTGTGGCTGGGCAGCGATATTGGTCCTCCATGCTCAATCTGGAGTCCACCATTACCTGCGGCATTTGGACGCCCGACGACCAGCAGGTGTACTTCGGCACCACCCAGGGTCAGGTTATCGTAATGGATGTTCACGGAGCGATGGTCTCGCAGGTTCAGCTGTCCAACGATGTGCCCATCACCTCGATGGCCTGGTCCTGCGAGAAGTTCAAGATGGAGGAGGGCGAGGAGGCGGAGCCCGGTGTAACCAATGCGGGTGAGTGACCAAAATGGAAGATGTTAAACCTTGTAATCACGCATTATATTCCATTCCCATAGCCAAGCGCTCCTTTGTCCTGGCAGTAAGCTTCCAGAATGGATATATCTACTTGCTAAAGTCGTTTGACGACGTCTCACCCGCACATATCAACACATGCCTTAACGGCGCCCTTGGCATGGTCATGGAGTGGAGCAATTCCCGCGAGCTGCTCGCCGTCGCAGGAACGCTGCGAACCGGAGTCGACGGAACGAACACAGAGGACATGGGCACGCCCAGTTGCTACACGAATCTGGTCAAGTTCTACACGGAAACGGGCACATGTCTGTATCAGGCTCATATTCCCTGCAGCACCGCCACCGTTTCGGCCATCACCTGGGGCCACAACGACAAGCGACTGTTCATCGCCACGGGGACACAGGTTCACATCGCCTGGGTCTCCAGACGGGTGGCCTCCCTGCAGTTGCTGTGCCGCCTGGAGATCCAGGCGAGCGTCGGATCCGAgtcgctgctgcccctgctgccgttGCCTTCTAGGATTAAGTCTCTCATTGGCAATCTGTTTGCTCAAACGATAAGAGTAAGTTAAGTTTATAACGCATTATTATGCttaactaattaaattaacacGTATATAGTGCTGTGTACCTGACCTCAAGTCGCTGCGTGATTTTGTTTCGCGACCACCGCTCTGCTCCACACGGCTGCACTGTACCATGATCCGGCACGACGACGACTCCAATCTGAGCTCCGGCACATGCTATACGCTTTATCTGGAGTACCTGGGCGGCTTGGTGCCACTGCTCAAGGGCAAGCGCACCTCCAAGATTCGTCCTGAGTTTGTCATCTTTGATCCCCAAGTTAATGGTAGGTATTTCAATTACTAAGAAAAGACAAtgctaaatattaattaatccCTCCGGCAGATTCCCCCTTGTACTTTCAATACTCCGCGGAGGCCAAGAGCTCCTCGGGCTCCAGCCAGTCCACCACCACGGGGAACAGTGGGCGCACCGACTCATCGGACAGTGACTTTGAGGAGAGATCACGTTTTGGCTCCCCACGCACTCCTCGCAAGAAGCGAGTGCGTCCAAAGAGACGAAATCAAGCGGGCGATCGGCTTAGCGCTTCTGGTGGCGGGTTAAGCAACGATCCCGATAGCCTGGATGAACTGGCCTATGTGGACACACTGCCGGAGGTAGGTACCAATCACTGCCAGAGAAGACCCACGCCATCACTGATTCTTTTCGTTTTCTCAAGCAGGAAGTCAAGCTGGTCGAGGTGACCTCCAACATTTGGGGAACCAAGTTCAAGATCCATGGACTTGCCAAAACCGTCCCAGCCAATTTAGGCCAAGTAACTTATAAGACGTCCCTACTGCATTTGCAGCCGCGTCAAATGACGCTGGTCATCACCGAGCTGCGCGACGATTTTCCACCTGGTCCCGATCCCAGCTTTAATCCGAACATATTCTctgaggacgaggacgagcaTCACCAGCACCAGGGAATACATCACGATGCAGTGCCGCAGGTTAATGTGATCACCACTCAGGATGGGGCTTCATTAAAGCCGCCGATAATACCGCAACGTCGCCTCCCCGATGGAGCATCTGCACCATTGATAGCGCCCATGTCACCACGTCCAAATCGAATCCTGGCGCGACACAAGAACTCTTTGACTGTGAACGGAGAACGAGGATCTGGCTCGTCGGCGGGCTTGAGTCCACTAGCGCGAGCGGAGAGCTACGATGATGATTCATCTAATGAATCCCAGGAGGCAGGAGCTGCAGGCAGCCAGTCAACCACTGTGCTTCTGCACCAGGCTCCGTCGAATGGCTCGGGTCCTGGACCCAGCTGCAGTAAGAGCATAACGCGTCCCAAGACGATCAGCAGCTTCAAAAACAGCTACAGCCGCTCCAGCTCCAATTCCAGCTGCCAGTCGCGTCACGCCATCTCGCCACTGTACTGCGATGGAGCAGTGCCCACGCTGCAGAGTCCCAAGAATGCAGTGGCTCCCTCGGACATCATCTTCGAGCGTCCAGCAGTTCCCGCCGCTGGCCAGACCACCCTGATGTCGTACTCGAGCAATGCGGACTATGCCAATAATGTGGTTCAGGTGAAGAATGCTCTAATGTCGGAGCCAGTGCGCTCGGCCAACAGTCATGTGAATCCCGTGCCGCTGAACCTCAATCTAAATCTGGAGCGAATGGATGCGCGGGTTAAGTGCACAGCGCCAACCACATCCTCGACGGCCAAGCGACGGGAAATGTTGTACATCGATGAGGAGACGCAATCGCCAACGCCCACGCCAAGTAGCAGCAGCATGAAACGAACGCCAACGGTGGTTTCAATAGCTCCCGCTTTGCCCGATTCCATCACACGCAGCTGCAGCGTGGGATATCTGGATTCGGTTGCCATCACGCCATCCGACGAAGCGCTGTCCGCTCTGCGTAAGGATGCGCCAAATAAGCGGCTGATACTGGTGGACAAGAAGAGGAATCGCCGGAAAAGGCAACAGCAGGAGGATGCCCGGCGGCACAAGCTGCAGCAAACTGGGAAGTCCAAGAGCCTGGACTCCTGCGACCTGTTGTCCCTACAGACTAAGCTGTCCAGCAAGGAGCACGAGCAGGTGGTGCGCAAGCTGCAGGAGATATCCGATAGCAGCGCCTGCAGCAGTGCGGCCAACACATTGTGCTTCAAGTGTCGCAACAACATGAGCCCCAACAGTGCCTGCAAACGGTGTCAGCCCTCGGCGAGCTCCGTCCTCGATGAGATTACAGCCGTCGTGCCCACTGTGGAGCCGGCCAAGGAGTCTCCTGCGGTGCAGGCCAAGCCAGCGCCCAAGAAACGCTTCGATGTTATCACTAGCTTCACCGACTCGCCACTTTTTACGAGGAAACATCGATTTGGAATCGGCCGCAGTAAGGAAACGGCGGGCACTGAAAACTCCACTCCACTGCTGGGCAGAAAGCAGGACAATGGCTTCAGCTTTGTGAAGCAGCTGTCCGAGGTGCGTTGGAGGCGCAAGGAACCGCTAGCCCAGGCGCAAGTTAATGGTTCTAGTAATGCCAGTACTTTAGAGCGGCAACACCAGCCGGAGATCACGGGAGCAGCTTGTGGCACAGTGGAAGCCACACCAGTGGAGGCCAAAGCTTCGGTTTCTCTGCATACTCAGGTGAGTGAATTGTGTTCGTAAAGATAAACTTTAGTAACCCATTTTTGATATGCTAGGCTCTCACTACTTTGGAGAATATAATAAGCCGTCTTCGTGATCTAGACGAGGGTCGTCTGACGCCTCCTTCAACCCCACAACGACTGCCTCGAAGTTCTCCAGCGTCTCCGGCAGCCAGCAAAAAGAACAAAAGGCAGCAGAGCAACTCCCCCATTCGCCACATATTGAACTCTCCGCTTTTGAATCGGCGTCAGCGCAAAAAACAGAGTATTATCGAGAGCTCCGATGATGAGGGTAACCAGACCAATGGATCCGGTGAGGAGAGCAACAACGCGGGCAATGGCAAGCAGTATCGCGACCTGGAGACCTTCCAAAAGGCTCAACTGCGTCAGAAAGTAGGCTGATCAATCAATATACTCATATTGTTTTGATGGACAACTCTTTATCCACAGTTAAAGCGCGGCAAGATTGAGCCGAATGGCAGTGCTAGTTGTGCCAATCCAGCGCCAGTGCGTCGTGAATTTGTGATGCACAACAAGGCGCCCATGTGGAATGAGATGAGCCAGGTGTATCAGCTGGACTTTGGCGGTCGCGTTACCCAGGAGTCTGCCAAGAACTTCCAAATCGAGTTTCGTGGCAAGCAGGTGAGCTGAGCATCGCAGGCAATCTGCAGGAGCACACAAATAACATTTGAGTCCACTAAACAGGTCATGCAATTCGGTCGCATTGATGGAAATGCCTACACCCTGGATTTCCAGTATCCATTCTCCGCCCTCCAGGCCTTCGCCGTGGCTCTGGCCAATGTGACACAGCGACTTAAGTAATCCGGTATTGAGGGATCAGatatcgcatcgcatcgcactGCATCTTTAAAATGTCGCCAGCTGAATGCAGCAATTGCTTTTTTGGCCTACgctatactatatatttttataccaGACACGGTGGGATGGACGGATGGTTAGCGAAAATTGCTTCTTCATttgtatatattgtatatgtgTATTGTGGTCTTTAGGTTTCCGAACACCGTACTTTAGTGATTATGTATGTGAACACGTACCACCATTTGATTGAAGGTTTTGCCATGTGCTGCACATTGAAACACGAGTGCGCACATGGGTGTGCAAACTCACAGTCCGATCCATTTTTGTGCAATATTTGTATGACAAATTTTTTGGATTAAGTGTAGCCGAGGGTAAATGTTAGGCGTAGTACGACGATGTACGATGTATTTTAAATCAAACTAATATAACACGATTAACGATCAGTCGGTTTTTAACACTAGTTTGTACAAGAGCAGCCTTTTTTGCATAGAGCTTCGTTTCTCGCTTTACTCGATTTAAGTGCAATAACTCCTTTTGTTAACTCCTAGAACTAAGACATATTGGCGAGACCGGCAAACCGCTTGGCCCAGCGCCCTTTATAACAAAAATTCATTGTATGTAAGAGGACAAGTCCGATTACTCGACGctagcatattttttataagtgtAAACTAATTGTGAATGTTAAATCGATCGACAGCAAGGAATACAGAACTTTGTGCTTTTCCTCTCAACTCTTTTTTGTAGTTAGGCTTAATTTCAAGGAAAATTCgttattgtaattgttgtGAATATTGAAATAAGCGCGAGTCGTAAGCGATTTAGGCGGTCAACTACATAAatcattaaataaatgtattttacgTGAATAAAAGCTTTCGTTttataaataacaacaaagtATTGCAACTAACCAGAAGAACAGAAGTTTTGTATATATCAGCTAACTACATATGTCATgtcttttgcttttgtttttcgatcTCGATTTCGGCCTTTTCCCAATCTGGAATGGTTTTCTCCTTGATGCTCCACGAATCGGTTTTGGGGCCCTTTATTTCAgctaaaatataaaaagcaagTTAATAAAGGGTTTCTAGGAATGAACACGAACATAACTCACAGTTCTTGAAACGCTTCACGCCCTCCTGCATATCTGTTATCATGACTGAGGTAACATTCATGATCTCATTGTAACTGGCCACATGGAATCCTGGTTTGTTGTAGGCATTGGCATTTTCGAGCACAGCATTCCTGTCGTGCATTAGGGAAGCCATGGGGAACTTGGCTATAGAAAAGGCCAGATTAACAGCCTGGCCCAAAGCGGTGCCCGTTGCCACAACGCGATTCACTAAACCCATCCGCCGGGCCTCCTTGGAGTAGATGCGTCTTCCTGTTGCGATGATCTCCAAAGCATTGGAATAACCCACTGCAGCGGCTAGACGCACAGTTCCACCATCACTTAGGGGAACTCCAAGGCGACGGTTTAAGAATCCCAGCACTGCAGTGTCCTCCATCACCCGGAGATCGCACATTAGAGCCAGTTCCAATCCACCGGCCACACAGAAACCGCTGATGCCGCAAACAAGTGGCTTGCGGAGATGCCGCCTAGTTGGACCGACGGAGCCTTCGTGACGCAACAGAAAGTTGAGGCTGCCGCGTTGCGCCTCCGCCTCCAACTCCTCCAGATCATAGCCAGCACAAAAGGAGCCACCTATGCCGTAGAGCACACCCACTGGAGAAGTATCATCCGCCTCAAATTGGCTGATGGCTTCGGTCAGCTGCTCCGCGGTGTTGGCATCTATCGAATTGCGCTGCTGCTCGCGATTTAATCCAATAAGTGTTATGTGCGAGTCCTTCTCCACCAGAACCGTGCTGGCAGGAGCCCCCTCTTGAGATTCGCTTTCCGCATTTCTTACAGCAGCCAAAGAAATGCGTCTGCAGCCCGAACCAGTTTGGTTTACACTATGTaaaagtttataaacaaatctgCTCATTACGCCGCTCGAAACAACAACAGTGGACATAGGCAGCATGGGCGTAGTCAGCAGCAATTACAAGGTATTAAACTTACATGAGATCAAACGATcattttttaattagcatgtaattatttaagttttctattcaaaataaatttcaatgaataattttgtttacaatatatgAATATTGATTGATCCCCCTTTCCCACAGCCATGCCCATAAGTATTGTATAGTGCCAAGTTTGCCTTAGCCCTGCAACTTTTGCAACACTGCTTGTCAGTTTCGAGAGAGCGGAGCTGGACTACCCGCTCTCTTTTTTCCCGACAAGTCTAGTTTATTTTTTAGTGCCAATTGTAAAAATAAGTTGGAAATAGTTTTggaacttaaaaaaaaaaaagaaacgactTTATAGTGATTGATATACTCATTTAATTTAGTTATTGATACTATACATTAAAGGTATTTTCTTACATATTCCGTCAGCTATTTTCTGGCCATAAGCTGGCAGCACTGTCAacggagagagagagagcgtcGCTGCGCTGTCAAAAAGgtgggtgtgtgtttgtgtggagtggaaacaaaaaggaaaaacacgAAAATTAGTCGGGAGCGCTGCGTTTTGTCCCTCAAACAGATATTTATAAGTAAAAGCCGCAGCGAAATAGTGCgaatcaattatttaaatgcgCCGCATGAGCATATCGGCAGCAGGAAAACGCACAGTGATATAAGCAAAGTACAAAACAGTCGCCGCCTGCCGACAGACAAAGAAAAAGGATAGGAGGTGGTGAAAACGGTAAAATAATATTGTATTCCCATTCGATATTGTGCCACAACAAAAGATTTTCATTGCTACCGCACCCGCCCCCGCGGCCACGCCCAGCCCCGTTGCATGTGGCGCAATATGTGCCGCCTCTGTGTGTTGAACTTTAATTGAATCGGTTATGAGAACTTAATTGTGTCTATTTTCGGGCGGTTCATTTTCccaatttttgtttctttttttcgaTGCGGTGCGTCTGCCGGTGCCTTCCGCGTCACCACAACACTCGGGCGGCCCCGCCCACCGCCGAAGGGGCGCCACTGGAGGGGCGGTCGCCATTTGGTCCGCTGCTCCCATttatgctttttgtttttccccgtCTGTGTCGCCCATCATGAtctatttttgaaaattttatttgcgaAAACAAAGTGCCACCACAACCGAAATAAGACCCTCGTTCGTTTTATTAGGCTTTATGGGCCTCCGCCGCTGCGGTTGCTTTCTTTTTGCGGCCGGGACACACCTTTCGAGAGCCCTGCCTTTGATCATCCCAGAGATATACCGTAGACCTTCGCCATTATACTCTGTACAGTAGTACCTCTATATCTTGGACATTCCCACTTTACGATGTAGCTTACTCCAGAAAGCGAGTATGACTACTAAGTCTCAGATATG is part of the Drosophila sechellia strain sech25 chromosome 3R, ASM438219v1, whole genome shotgun sequence genome and encodes:
- the LOC6618691 gene encoding tubby-related protein 4 isoform X2, encoding MHLHFERNINTKCDCTILSLSWMGKVPDDIPEDEGWKLNRTNYYQEGWLATGNVRGIVGVTFTTSHCRKNMDYPLRTNYNLRGHRSDVILVKWNEPYQKLASCDSSGIIFVWIKYEGRWSIELINDRNTPVTHFSWSHDGRMALICYQDGFVLVGSVAGQRYWSSMLNLESTITCGIWTPDDQQVYFGTTQGQVIVMDVHGAMVSQVQLSNDVPITSMAWSCEKFKMEEGEEAEPGVTNAAKRSFVLAVSFQNGYIYLLKSFDDVSPAHINTCLNGALGMVMEWSNSRELLAVAGTLRTGVDGTNTEDMGTPSCYTNLVKFYTETGTCLYQAHIPCSTATVSAITWGHNDKRLFIATGTQVHIAWVSRRVASLQLLCRLEIQASVGSESLLPLLPLPSRIKSLIGNLFAQTIRCCVPDLKSLRDFVSRPPLCSTRLHCTMIRHDDDSNLSSGTCYTLYLEYLGGLVPLLKGKRTSKIRPEFVIFDPQVNDSPLYFQYSAEAKSSSGSSQSTTTGNSGRTDSSDSDFEERSRFGSPRTPRKKRVRPKRRNQAGDRLSASGGGLSNDPDSLDELAYVDTLPEEVKLVEVTSNIWGTKFKIHGLAKTVPANLGQVTYKTSLLHLQPRQMTLVITELRDDFPPGPDPSFNPNIFSEDEDEHHQHQGIHHDAVPQVNVITTQDGASLKPPIIPQRRLPDGASAPLIAPMSPRPNRILARHKNSLTVNGERGSGSSAGLSPLARAESYDDDSSNESQEAGAAGSQSTTVLLHQAPSNGSGPGPSCSKSITRPKTISSFKNSYSRSSSNSSCQSRHAISPLYCDGAVPTLQSPKNAVAPSDIIFERPAVPAAGQTTLMSYSSNADYANNVVQVKNALMSEPVRSANSHVNPVPLNLNLNLERMDARVKCTAPTTSSTAKRREMLYIDEETQSPTPTPSSSSMKRTPTVVSIAPALPDSITRSCSVGYLDSVAITPSDEALSALRKDAPNKRLILVDKKRNRRKRQQQEDARRHKLQQTGKSKSLDSCDLLSLQTKLSSKEHEQVVRKLQEISDSSACSSAANTLCFKCRNNMSPNSACKRCQPSASSVLDEITAVVPTVEPAKESPAVQAKPAPKKRFDVITSFTDSPLFTRKHRFGIGRSKETAGTENSTPLLGRKQDNGFSFVKQLSEVRWRRKEPLAQAQVNGSSNASTLERQHQPEITGAACGTVEATPVEAKASVSLHTQALTTLENIISRLRDLDEGRLTPPSTPQRLPRSSPASPAASKKNKRQQSNSPIRHILNSPLLNRRQRKKQSIIESSDDEGNQTNGSGEESNNAGNGKQYRDLETFQKAQLRQKLKRGKIEPNGSASCANPAPVRREFVMHNKAPMWNEMSQVYQLDFGGRVTQESAKNFQIEFRGKQVMQFGRIDGNAYTLDFQYPFSALQAFAVALANVTQRLK